The window CTCGCACGGGATCCGCGAGAGCGTTCGAGTCCACCTCGTCGTCGCCGACGAGCTGACCGTCACCTTCGACGCCGACACCCTCCGGCACCTCCATCCCGACGAGCGCAACGTCGCCGCCCGGATTCGGGACGCACTCGCCGCCAAACCGGACGCGATCGGGCACATGCCCGCCGACGTCTCACCGGGCGTCGAACTCCGGCGGATGGGACTCGACGCGACCCTCGACAGGATCGCGAGCGGCCGCGAGACGAACTCCGGCGGGGCGGGCGGCGGGACGGTCGTGCAACTTCACGAGGACGGCGATCCGCTCGTCGACGCTGCTCCTCCTGCGGACCCCGTGTTCGTGCTCTCCGACCACCGGGACTTCACCGACCGGGAAGCCGCGTTGATCGCGGACGTCGCGGACCGGCGAGTCCGCGTCGGCCCGGAACTGCTCCACGCAGACGACACGGTCGCCGTCGCGCACAACTGGCTCGATACCGATGGATACGAATCGTACTGAGACCGACGGCCGAGATATCACCGCGGACGACACCGGTGACCGTGACCGGCGGACGACGCGTATCCCTGACACAGACGGGCGGTTCGTCGTCCCGCTCCGGGGCGTGGCTGTCGACTCCGAGACGCGGTGTGCTCACTGGGACTCACCCGTCGACGTCGTCGCGCTCCGGTTCGGCTGTTGTGAGGCGTACTACCCCTGTGACGCCTGCCACGACGCGGTGACGAACCACGAGGCCGAGCCGTGGCCGCGCAACCGGTTCGACGAATCCGCGGCGCTTTGCGGACGCTGTCGTGCGACGCTACCCGCGCGGGTGTTCCTCGACGCGGACGACGCCTGCCCGTGCTGCGGCGTCGCGTTCAACCCCGGCTGTCGGGCGCACGTGGACCGGTACTTCGAGGTCTGAGCGACGAGACGTGAGCGGTCCGGTCCCGCACGGCCTCCGGCGGTTCCCGACTTTCGGAAAGATTAAACCGTCCAACGGCCATCTCACGAGTGCGGGCCGGTGGGGTAGCTTGGTATCCTTCGGCCTTCGGGTGGCCGTAACCACGATTCAAATTCGTGCCGGCCCATTTTCACCCCACTTCGCAACGACGAGCGCTAGCGAGGAGTCCGTAGTGGGCGTGACACTGTAGGCGCGAATTTGAATCAGGGAGCAAATCTTCGATTTGCGACCGTGATTCAATATTCGTGCCGGCCCACTTCTCCCGCATTCGACATACAACGAGGACAGAGACGCGTCAGAATACTCGACTCAGAGGCTGGTTCGAACGACGACTGAGGGCGTCTCGAAGGTATTAGTACACCACCGAACGTTCGGTCGTCAGAGCCAGCCGTCTCGGGGTACCGCGGCGGTACCCGTATCGAGACGACCCGACACATCATGCAACAGTATCTCGACCTCGTCGACGACACGCTCTCGACGGGCACGTACAAGCCGAACCGAACCGGCGTCGACACCATCGCCTCGTTCAGCGGGCAGTACACCGTCGACCTCGCGGAGGGCTTCCCGCTTTTGACGACGAAGAAGATGGACGGCTATCGCTGGAACTCGCTCATCCACGAAGTCCTCTGGTATCTCTCTGGCGAAGAACACGTCCGGAACCTCCGCGAGGAGACGAAGATATGGAACGCGTGGGCGGACGACGAGGGACGCCTCGATACCGCGTACGGTCGCTTCTGGCGTCGGTATCCGATTCCGGACGACGACGCGGCACTACCCGGTGAGACGTGGCCCGAGGACGCCCATCGGTGGGTGACCGTCGAGGAGGCTCCGGACGGGACCGAGCGCCGGACGTTCGACCAGATCCAGTACGTCCTCGACACGCTCGATGAGAACCCTCGCTCTCGCCGGATGGTCGTGAACGCGTGGCACCCGGCCAACGCCGCGACCTCGACGCTGCCGCCGTGTCACTACACGTTCGTCGTGAACGTCCAAGGCGACCGGCTCAACCTCCATCTCACGCAGCGCTCCGGAGACATCGCGCTCGGCGTGCCGTTCAACATCGCGGCGTATGCGCTCCTCGCGAACGCGCTCGCCCAGCGGACCGATTTCGAAGTCGGCGAGTTCGGTCACACCGTTGTCGACGCCCACGTCTACTGCGGCCGCGGGGAGCGCGGCACGTGGTACGCGAACAACCTGAAATACGTTCAAGACCGCCTCGCGGCCGTCGAGAGCAAGGCGGACTACCTCGACGTGAAGAGCTGGGTCGAGCGGACGGCTCCCGACGAGGCCGACGGCGAGGAGGGGTACGACCACGTTCCCGGACTGCTCGAACAGCTCTCGCGGGAACCGCGCTCGCGCCCGCGGATCGAGATCGCGGACAAGCCGCTCGACGAACTGACGCACGACGACGTGCGAGTCGTCGACTACGACTCCGCGGACGGGATCTCGTTCGCGGTCGCAGAGTGATGGAGGACGACGCCACCGACGAGACCGGCGACGACGACGCGGACGCGGCCGCCGACGCCCTCGACATCGTCCTCGTCGCCGCGGTCGCCGACAACGGCGTCATCGGCGACGACGGCGGAATGCCGTGGCACTACCCCGCAGACCTCGCCCACTTCAAGCGACTGACGACGGGCCACCCCGTGATCGTCGGCCGCGCGACCTACGAGAGCATCGTCGACCGGATCGGCGGGCCGCTCCCCGACCGCACCAGCGTCGTGTTGACGAGACGCGGCCTCGACGGCGACCGCCCGAAAAACGTGGTCGTCGCGAACGACGTCGACGAGGCGGTCTCCCGCGCGGCCGCCGACGCCACCGACCGCGGCGTCGACGCGGTGTACGTGATCGGCGGCGCGACCGTCTACGAACAGCTCCTCGACCGCGCCGATCGGATGGTGCTGACGGAGGTCCCGGAGCGCCCAGAGGGCGACACGCGCTTCCCGGACTGGGACGCGGACGAGTGGGTAGCGGTCGAGCGAGAGGTTGCCCCGTCGGACGACACCGATCGCGACGGCGATCTCGCGTTCGTCACCTACGAGCGGATCGCGGACTGAAGACGGCTCGTCTTCAGATCACAGATGCGTGTTTGCTCGTCCTTTCGGCGAGACGGTGAACAGATCGGTGCTATCTCTGATCAATATTGATCGAGACAACACTTTTGTTTCTTGGTGTGATATAACATATCATGGCTTCGGCAGAGACCGATATCGAGCCCAGACGATGTCCGTTCTGCGGCGCGGAGCTCGCGTCTCCCGGCGCGGGGTTCGTCCGTCACGTCGAAGACGCGCCCGACTGCCGCGACGCGTTCGAAACGTGGCGCGACCGCGTGACGGACGACATGCGCGGCGGCTGGGCGGGGTGATCGGGTCGACGGGCAGGGTGATCGGGTCGACGGGCAGGGTGATCGGGTCGACGGGCAGGGTGATCGGGTCGACGGGCGGGGGACTCGAGTTGGCGGCGCTGTCGCGACGCGGGCGAGCATTCGGCGAGTCGGAGCAGCTCAGCTCCGCAGCGCCTCGACGGGGCGCTCGTTCGCGGCCTTCCACGCGGGGTACGCGCCGCTGACGACTCCGACCCCGACGCCGAACCCGAGCGCGAGAAGCAGGTAGTACCCGTTCGTCGGATCGAGCACGAGCGACGCGTCGACCGCGGGGGTCGATACGACGAGTGCGGCGACGAGCACCACGGTGAGCAGCGTTCCGGCGGCCGCGCCCGCCGCGCCGATGAGTCCGGCCTCCGCGAGCAGCACGCGCAACACGTCCCGCCGCGTCACGCCGACCGCGCGCATCACGCCGATCTCCTGACGGCGCTCGACGGTGCTCATCAGCATGACGTTGAGGATCGAGACGCCGGCGACGACGAGCGAGATGCCGCCCAGTCCGAGCAGGAACGTGCTCAACAGATCGAAGAAGCCGTTGATCTCGTCGACGACGGCGGCGAGTTCGAACAGGTCGACGCGCTCCTCGCGGGCGTTGACATCCTCGCGGATCGCGTCGGCGGCGGCCTGCGCCGTCGCGCCCGACTCGGAGACGACGAGCGCCTGCGCGTACCCGTCCGCGGCGAACGCCGACTCCGGGAGGAAGACGGCGTCGTCGGGCGCGACCGGACTG is drawn from Halorubrum sp. BV1 and contains these coding sequences:
- the trmY gene encoding tRNA (pseudouridine(54)-N(1))-methyltransferase TrmY; the protein is MRQFVVVGHEVPTDPDAISLSDIPGAGRLDLLCRCVSTGVFLSHGIRESVRVHLVVADELTVTFDADTLRHLHPDERNVAARIRDALAAKPDAIGHMPADVSPGVELRRMGLDATLDRIASGRETNSGGAGGGTVVQLHEDGDPLVDAAPPADPVFVLSDHRDFTDREAALIADVADRRVRVGPELLHADDTVAVAHNWLDTDGYESY
- a CDS encoding CHY zinc finger protein — translated: MDTNRTETDGRDITADDTGDRDRRTTRIPDTDGRFVVPLRGVAVDSETRCAHWDSPVDVVALRFGCCEAYYPCDACHDAVTNHEAEPWPRNRFDESAALCGRCRATLPARVFLDADDACPCCGVAFNPGCRAHVDRYFEV
- the thyA gene encoding thymidylate synthase, whose translation is MQQYLDLVDDTLSTGTYKPNRTGVDTIASFSGQYTVDLAEGFPLLTTKKMDGYRWNSLIHEVLWYLSGEEHVRNLREETKIWNAWADDEGRLDTAYGRFWRRYPIPDDDAALPGETWPEDAHRWVTVEEAPDGTERRTFDQIQYVLDTLDENPRSRRMVVNAWHPANAATSTLPPCHYTFVVNVQGDRLNLHLTQRSGDIALGVPFNIAAYALLANALAQRTDFEVGEFGHTVVDAHVYCGRGERGTWYANNLKYVQDRLAAVESKADYLDVKSWVERTAPDEADGEEGYDHVPGLLEQLSREPRSRPRIEIADKPLDELTHDDVRVVDYDSADGISFAVAE
- a CDS encoding dihydrofolate reductase, giving the protein MEDDATDETGDDDADAAADALDIVLVAAVADNGVIGDDGGMPWHYPADLAHFKRLTTGHPVIVGRATYESIVDRIGGPLPDRTSVVLTRRGLDGDRPKNVVVANDVDEAVSRAAADATDRGVDAVYVIGGATVYEQLLDRADRMVLTEVPERPEGDTRFPDWDADEWVAVEREVAPSDDTDRDGDLAFVTYERIAD
- a CDS encoding ABC transporter permease, with the translated sequence MSDTDRSGWIRGWRPAVSMAARNLRRNRMRTALAVLGVCIGVLAVAALGIFGNVLALGADDAIGDIGTQVVVSPNADAGVESLSEADVTAIRRAVDDPSVGDPAVVPLYSDNAVVAGQSEQTFATVYGVSEPGLAFEAAEGALPERHRQGAIVGAGVAEEVSVEPGDTVEIAGSQVRVVAVLAESQTFSPVAPDDAVFLPESAFAADGYAQALVVSESGATAQAAADAIREDVNAREERVDLFELAAVVDEINGFFDLLSTFLLGLGGISLVVAGVSILNVMLMSTVERRQEIGVMRAVGVTRRDVLRVLLAEAGLIGAAGAAAGTLLTVVLVAALVVSTPAVDASLVLDPTNGYYLLLALGFGVGVGVVSGAYPAWKAANERPVEALRS